GCCCCTGGTGCTCAGGCGCCAGCGGCAGTTTGGCAGCGAAGACAAAGGCAAGGGCGGTGGTTATGGCACCGATGATCAGTGTCGAAACATAGCCGATGAAGGGCTCCACCTCCCGCTTGATCTGGATCTTGTTCATGGCCCCGAAAAGAAGCCAGGGGATCATCACCCCTTTGGCCAGGATGATGCCGACGGTTATGGCTACCAGGTGCCAGGAAAAATGATGAATTATGCCGGGAAGTAGTCCCAGGACAACTCCTTGTACGGCAACGGCGCGGATGGCGATTGCCATTCGGCTTGAGCCGAGCACGAGGAAATTGATCAGCATGACGAACACCAGCAATTGATCGGCAAATATATTCATGGTCACCTCAGGATCAACAGCATTGAAAAGCCGGAAAGAATGCAGGCTGCAACCAGCAGCTGCGGAACACGGATAAGTCGAAGCCTGGCCATTATTGATTCCACGACCCCGATGGCCACTGCCAGCCCGAGCATGAGCAGGATGAAAATGCCCCAGTCGAGGATGGCGTTGCCGCTTTTCAGGGGCAGGGCGATATTGATGAAGAACGCCCCCATGACGAACAGTTTCATGGCCGCACCGTAGAGGATATAGGCAAAGGCGGGTCCGCTGTGATCAAGGACCATCACTTCGTGGATCATGGTCAGTTCCAGGTGGGTATTGGGATCATCGAACGGAATACGGCAGTTTTCCGCAAGAAGCACTATGAACAGCCCGCCGACGAGAAGAAGGAGTGCGGCGCCGGAGCTGAACCACATGGAGACCGACAGGTTGGACATCATTGGGGAAAGGGAAAGGGTGCCGCTCATCCTGCTCAGGGTCATCAGGGCAAAAAACAGCGTCGGTTCGGCGAGGCAGGCAAAGGTCGCTTCCCGGGCCGCGCCCATCCCCTCGAAGCTTGAACCGGTGTCAAGGGCCGCCAGGGTGGTGAAAAACCGTCCGAGGGCAAAGAGATAGGCAAAGAGTATCATGTCCCCGGCAAAGGCGATGGGAGCCTGATGGTTGCCCAGGGGGATCAACAAGGCTGCAACCAGAGTAGCGGCCAGGGTGATCACCGGCCCAGCGGTAAAGACCCAGGTGGTGGTGTCGCTGATTACCATACCCTTGCGGATCAGTTTTGCCAGGTCGTAGTAGTGTTGAAAATATGACGGGCCGATCCTGCCGGCAAAGGCGGCCTTGGTTTTTCCGATCACCCCGAGGAGGAGCGGCGGCATGAGGATGATGAGAAGTGCATGGATCAATATATCGGTCATGATGAAACCTCTGTCCGGCTAGGCTGGCACTCGTCTAGTAGGACCATGCCAGCAGCATCACCAGTGTGACGAAGATATAGAATACGTACAAATTCGGCTCGCCATGCTGCAGGCGGCGCATGAAAGAAAAGACCAGCCCGGCAAGCCGTACGAAAGGCAGCAGCAGTCTTTCGAGCACCGTTTCCGGGATGCGGCTGGAAAACCGCGAAGCAGCGGGGAGAAAGCCGCTGATTTTGGGTGTGGCATAGGCTGGCTGCAGAATGCCGCGGAAAAAGTGTACCAGCATTTCGGCAAAAGAGGTGGCGCTGTACTGAATTCGTGCAGAAGATTGCAGATATCCGCACCCCCAGGTGGATGAGGGAACCGGAGGATTCATCTTCAGCCGCCGCAGGTAAAGCGCGGCAAGGGCGATCATGACCAGGGCGAGGATCAGGCCGCATGCCTCCAGGAGACCCAGCGGTGCAAGAGAAGAAACGTCCGTTCCGGCCGCTAAAACTGAGGGGAATATTGCCAGAACCGGAATCTTGACAAGATTGACGGCGGAAAGGGGCAGCAGCCCTATCCCCAGACAGCATGCAGCCAGGAGCGCCATGGGGATGAGCATCGTCAACGGGGCATCATGCATTTCTGCCCGATCCGGAGAGCGGTTGTGGCCAAGAAAGGCAATGCCGCAGAGCCTTACGAAACAGGCGAGTGCCAGACTGCCGATGAGTGCCAGGGAAAAGATGGCAAGCCCCATGCTGGCAAAGACCGGGATGCCGGTACCATTGATGCCGGAGAAGAATCCCAGGTAGAGGAGGTATTCGGAAATGAAGCCATTGAGAGGCGGAAGACCGCAGATGGCGACACAGCCGATGAAGAAGAGAAGGGCAGTGCGAGGCATCTGCCTGGCAAGTCCTCCCATGCGCGAGAGTTCCCTGGTGCCGGCAGCATGAATTACCGCGCCGCTTCCAAGAAACAGCAGAGATTTGAAGAGGGAGTGGTTCAGCACATGGAGCAGACATCCCCCCATGCCCATCATTACCAGTGTGACATTTCCCACTGAGATGCCGATAAGGGCGGTGCCCAAGGCCATGGTGATGATGCCGATATTTTCAATGCTGCTATAGGCAAGAAGCCTTTTCAGATCTTGCTGGCCTATGGCGGAAATAACCCCGGCCAAGCCGGAAATGATACCCGCTCCGAGAATGACGAATCCCCACCAGAGAGGCACGGGAGAGAACGTGGAAAGGATGCGGATGATGCCGTAAATGCCCATCTTCAGCATTACACCTGACATCATGGCTGATACATGGCTCGGTCCATTGGCATGGGCAGCCGGAAGCCAGATATGGAGCGGCATGATGCCTGCCTTCATGCCGAAGCCGAACAGGGCGGTGAAGAAAATCACTGCTGCTCCAGGCCCCAGGGGGGACAGCGTTGCTGCGAGGGGAAAGGCAAATGAACCGGTCATCAGTCGGAGGATTATAAACATGACAAAAAGCGCCAGGGTTCCCACATGGGTGCAGACCAGATAGACGAATCCGGCTTTGCGCACCTCGTGATCCTCATTTTCAGCTGTGATGGCAAAATAGGCTGAGACGGCCATCACTTCCCAGGAGATGAGGAAGAAGACGCTGTTGCCGGCGGTGATGAGCAGCACCATTGATGATGAGAGGAGCCCGAGAAAAAAGCCGAGGAGTCTGGAGGTGCCGGCATGCTTGTCCGCAGGCCAGTAGCCGTTGGCATAAACGGCACAGGCGCCGGAAACGAGAAAAATGGGTATAAGGAAAAAAGCGGCCAGAGGGTCGATCCGGATTTCACAGGGGCCGAAGGGGAGGCTCCAGTCAATGACAAAGTACTCCGTCATGCCATTGACAGCGACAAAGACTGCTCCGCCCAGACCGCACAGGGAGGCGAAGCAGGCAAGAAGGGTTGTCAATTTTTGGGCGACGGCAGCGCCAAGGCGTGGGAAAAGGCCGGGAACTCCTGAAAGGCCGGCGAAAATTGCCCCTGTCATGATAATACGTGCAGGGTCAATCATCTCCGATGTATTCATGGTTTATACTCCTGTGGAATATTCAGCGGGCGTTTCCACCTGCCAGTTCGCCTTCTATCAATTTCACAGCGGCGATAATCTCGCTCTGTGGCCCCTGACGCTGCAGAACTGCCTTAAAACGCTGATCTCGCAGGATATACGCCAGTTTGGACAGAAGGTGCAGGTGAACCTTTACCGTGGGGCTGATGAGAAGAAAAATGGTATCTACGGGTTTATTATCAATGGCTTTGAAATCAATGGGATTGGTGAGGAAGCAGAGGGTGATCATGGCGGCATTCACGTGGAGCAGGATGGGATTTCTCACATGGGGGATGGCGATGCCGTCGCCGATGGCTGTGGTGCCAAGGGCTTCTCTAGCCATGAGCACCTGGAGGATGTAATCCCGATCTGCCTGGGGAGGGAACTTGAGGAGAGAGATAATGTTTTTCAGCACCTCGTCCTTGGTCTTTCCCTGAATATCATGATGGGTTCCCCCCGCTTTCAGGACCTGGGAAAGATGCGGCAGATGTATATCAGGTTCTTCGGGTTCGGCGAATATTTCGGGGGAAAGGTTCAGGCGCTGTTCTGTGGCCAATTCAAGAAGGTCCACCCGGTTCAGGCGGTATTCTTCATTGACCGTGCATGCTGAAATCTGGTCCTTTTTTATCCATCGCAAAACGGTTTTTTCCGGGACATGAAGCAGTTTCGCCGCTTGGGAAACGGTCAGGAGCATGTCAATTCCTTATCAAACGCATTGGGGCTAATACTTGACAGATTTTGTAATGATATATCCCTTCATGGGGCAGATGTCAACAATTAGGTGGAGTTTCTGGAGCGTCAAATGTGCATTGGTGCAGGTGCCGGCAACCATTCGAGGAAAAATCTTGACACGGAAAGGCCCATTCAATATATTCCACTGCTGTAAAGGGGAGTAGCTATCGACCGGTTTATGGTCGACCCATAGCCCGTCAATACGGTGGCGACACCCGGGCATGGGGCATTTCTTCTGCATGCAAGACCTTTATCTGAAGCGACCATCTGCGCCGAAGGTAAAGGTTTTTTTATTTCTTCAGCTTTTCTGATTTGACAATTCAAGGCAGCTCATTTACTGGCAAAGGAGTTTATAAAATGGAATGGTTGACAGACCCACAGGTTTGGTTGGCGCTTGTAACACTGACGGCACTTGAGATCGTGCTTGGCATCGACAACATCATCTTTATTTCCATACAGGCGGGAAAACTCCCCGTCCACCAACAAGAGAAGGCCAGGCTGGTGGGACTGGGCCTTGCCATGTTTATCCGGATCGTTTTGCTCTTTTCTCTTGCCTGGCTGATGGGGCTGACAGCTCCACTTTTTTCCATTCTGAATAATGAGATTTCCGGTCGCGATCTGATTCTCATTTGCGGCGGGTTATTTCTGCTCTGGAAGAGCACCATGGAAATCCATGAAAAACTGGAAGGGGAAGAAGGTCATGCCTCGGCCAAAGGCGGAATAACTTTTGCCAGTGTCATCATTCAGATTCTGATGCTGGATATAGTCTTTTCCCTTGATTCGATCATCACTGCGCTGGGGATGGCCAACAGGGTGGGGGTAATGGTTGCGGCGGTTGTTGTCGCCGTCTTCTTCATGATGCTTTTCTCGGGAAAGATCAGTGCTTTTGTCGATAGACATCCAACCATAAAGATGCTTGCTCTCTCATTTCTGATTCTGATCGGGGTGGCTTTGATCGGCGATGGTTTCGATATGCACATTCCCAAGGGCTATATCTATTTCGCCATGGCATTTTCGGTGATTGTGGAGATGCTTAATTTAAGGATGAGGCGACAGGGAGCGCCGGTGAAGCTGCATCAGCCATATGTGGCAGAGCAGTCAGAGGGGCAGGACAAATAGCTGTTGGTAGGAAATCTATTCCGGGATCACTTGTCCGGCGATGGCTGTTTCCTGGGGCCAGAACCGACGTTGCAGTTCTTCCATCAGGGGGGCCAGGCTCTTTCGGTCGGCAGCAGAAATAGCGATTGCGCTAAGCCGCCGCGAAGCCTGGCGCACCTTCATGGCGGTCAAGGGATCCTTCTTCTTCATCTCGGTGAGGAGGTCCGTCTTGTTGAAAACCAGCAGTCTCGGTTTTGTCTCCAGCTCCAGTTCATCAAGTATTGTTTCCACCTGGGAAATGTGCTCCTCGAAGCGTGGGTTTGAACAATCAACCAAGTGGAGCAGCAGATCGGCATCCTGCAATTCTTCCAGGGTGGCCTTGAATGCACCCATCAGCGACTTGGGAAGCGAGCGGATGAAACCGACGGTGTCGGTGATGATTACTTCCCGGTCACGGGGAAAGCGGAGCCTCCTGGTGGATGTATCGAGGGTGGCGAAAAGCAGGTTTTCAGTGAAGACATCGCTCTGGGTAAGGGTGTTGAGCAGGGTCGATTTGCCGGCATTGGTGTAGCCGACGATGGAAATGATCGGCAGCCCGGCCTTGACCCGTTTTTGCCGACGCTGATAGCGTCCGTGGGAGAGTTCCTTCAGTTCCTTTTCCAGGCGAGCGATCCTGTCGCGGATCCTTCTTCTGTCCATTTCCAGCTTTGTCTCACCCGGCCCACGGCCGCCTATGCCCCCCATCAACCGGGACATCTGTACTCCCCGCCC
This region of Geotalea daltonii FRC-32 genomic DNA includes:
- a CDS encoding PTS sugar transporter subunit IIA; the protein is MLLTVSQAAKLLHVPEKTVLRWIKKDQISACTVNEEYRLNRVDLLELATEQRLNLSPEIFAEPEEPDIHLPHLSQVLKAGGTHHDIQGKTKDEVLKNIISLLKFPPQADRDYILQVLMAREALGTTAIGDGIAIPHVRNPILLHVNAAMITLCFLTNPIDFKAIDNKPVDTIFLLISPTVKVHLHLLSKLAYILRDQRFKAVLQRQGPQSEIIAAVKLIEGELAGGNAR
- a CDS encoding respiratory chain complex I subunit 1 family protein, which codes for MTDILIHALLIILMPPLLLGVIGKTKAAFAGRIGPSYFQHYYDLAKLIRKGMVISDTTTWVFTAGPVITLAATLVAALLIPLGNHQAPIAFAGDMILFAYLFALGRFFTTLAALDTGSSFEGMGAAREATFACLAEPTLFFALMTLSRMSGTLSLSPMMSNLSVSMWFSSGAALLLLVGGLFIVLLAENCRIPFDDPNTHLELTMIHEVMVLDHSGPAFAYILYGAAMKLFVMGAFFINIALPLKSGNAILDWGIFILLMLGLAVAIGVVESIMARLRLIRVPQLLVAACILSGFSMLLILR
- a CDS encoding TerC family protein, with the translated sequence MEWLTDPQVWLALVTLTALEIVLGIDNIIFISIQAGKLPVHQQEKARLVGLGLAMFIRIVLLFSLAWLMGLTAPLFSILNNEISGRDLILICGGLFLLWKSTMEIHEKLEGEEGHASAKGGITFASVIIQILMLDIVFSLDSIITALGMANRVGVMVAAVVVAVFFMMLFSGKISAFVDRHPTIKMLALSFLILIGVALIGDGFDMHIPKGYIYFAMAFSVIVEMLNLRMRRQGAPVKLHQPYVAEQSEGQDK
- a CDS encoding proton-conducting transporter transmembrane domain-containing protein; its protein translation is MNTSEMIDPARIIMTGAIFAGLSGVPGLFPRLGAAVAQKLTTLLACFASLCGLGGAVFVAVNGMTEYFVIDWSLPFGPCEIRIDPLAAFFLIPIFLVSGACAVYANGYWPADKHAGTSRLLGFFLGLLSSSMVLLITAGNSVFFLISWEVMAVSAYFAITAENEDHEVRKAGFVYLVCTHVGTLALFVMFIILRLMTGSFAFPLAATLSPLGPGAAVIFFTALFGFGMKAGIMPLHIWLPAAHANGPSHVSAMMSGVMLKMGIYGIIRILSTFSPVPLWWGFVILGAGIISGLAGVISAIGQQDLKRLLAYSSIENIGIITMALGTALIGISVGNVTLVMMGMGGCLLHVLNHSLFKSLLFLGSGAVIHAAGTRELSRMGGLARQMPRTALLFFIGCVAICGLPPLNGFISEYLLYLGFFSGINGTGIPVFASMGLAIFSLALIGSLALACFVRLCGIAFLGHNRSPDRAEMHDAPLTMLIPMALLAACCLGIGLLPLSAVNLVKIPVLAIFPSVLAAGTDVSSLAPLGLLEACGLILALVMIALAALYLRRLKMNPPVPSSTWGCGYLQSSARIQYSATSFAEMLVHFFRGILQPAYATPKISGFLPAASRFSSRIPETVLERLLLPFVRLAGLVFSFMRRLQHGEPNLYVFYIFVTLVMLLAWSY
- a CDS encoding hydrogenase, whose product is MNIFADQLLVFVMLINFLVLGSSRMAIAIRAVAVQGVVLGLLPGIIHHFSWHLVAITVGIILAKGVMIPWLLFGAMNKIQIKREVEPFIGYVSTLIIGAITTALAFVFAAKLPLAPEHQGLLFVPAAIATMMTGFLALTTRRKAISQVIGYLILENGIFIFGLLLSTAMPVMVEAGVLLDLLVGIFVMGIVINHISNEFSSIDTSRLTALKE